The nucleotide window TTGACAGACAAAAGTAATGCGACCTGTTGCCTTTTTAGAAAAATTTGACTTATTATTTGCCACCAACATCGATATTTTTTTTCCGCTTTTCGCTATTTTTCCCATCACCATAGCACCAGTTGTCAATTCAGCGGCCATTGCCTGTACAGCAAAATACATTGAATTGAAAGGATTCTGATTGATCCAACGGTGCTTTACCGTTACCACACATTTTTCTTTATCAATAGATTTCACTCTTACCCCACATATAAAAGCCGAAGGTAATTTGAAAAATAGAAAACGGTTTAATTTGGACACTGATATCTCCATACTTTTTTTTGCTAAAATACAAAAATTACTATGCGTACATACAAAGACAACAGATAACTTTCTTAAATTCAAAATTTTACTTTTATGTAAACAATATATTTAAACAGGTTTTTTCATTCAAATTGACCATTATTTGTTAATGAAATGTTAATATATACTACTATGCGATACAAGATACCCTCTTTTAAACATATATTTGCATAAGAAATTACTAGGTAAGTTACTTTTTCAATTTCTGTAATCAATCATCACCCGAGGCGTAGCCGAACTGTTTGGAAGCGCAGCGGAAAAAATCAAAAAACGTAATTAAAAAAATCAAAACAATGGAAACTTCAAACGAAAGAAACATAGCCGCTCTTACTCACTTGAGCACTCTTACCCAATACTTTATTCCTTTTGGAAATTATATTTTCCCGATTATATTTTGGACATCAAAAAAAGACAAATCGGAATTTGTAAACCATAACGGCAAACAAGCGTTGAACTTTCAACTTAGTATTTTGATTTACTCGTTGGTCTTGGCCATTATTGCCATTCCAATATTTTTATACACAGTCTTAAAAAATATCTCTTTTAATGATTTTATAAACCACGTTGATGAAGAGATTATTTTTCAAAAATTTGACTTCAGTAATAGTATCGGGATTTTGACAGTTGCAGTTGTCGCACTATTCATAATAGCCTGTATCAAAGTAGCCGAATTCTTTTTGGTAATCTATGCATCAATAAAGGCATCAAATGGCGAAGAATACAATTATCCGTTTACGATTCCTTTTTTAAAATAAACAGAAATTTTCAATCATCAATACAATCAATCAATCAATCATCATCACCCGAGACGTAGCCGAACTGTTTGGAGCGTAGCGGAAAAAATCAAAAAATGAACAGTTTAATCAACAAATCAACTCAAATTGCAGCATTATGAACATTGAAAACACTAAAGCCCAGATGCGTAAAGGTGTTCTTGAGTTTTGTATCTTATCGGTTTTAAAAGAGAAAGACGCTTATACCTCAGAAATATTAGACACCTTGAAAAACGCTAAATTGTTGGTCGTAGAGGGTACCGTTTATCCGCTCTTGACCCGTTTAAAAAACGATGGATTACTCAACTACCGTTGGGAAGAATCCACATCGGGACCGCCTAGAAAATACTATGGCCTAACCGAAATTGGACATACCTTCCTCAAAGAATTGGATGGCACGTGGACGGAACTGTCTGATGCCGTAAACTTAATAACCAACCAAAAATAAAAGTCATGAACAAAACTGTAAATATAAATTTAGGTGGAATGTTCTTCCATATTGATGAAGATGCATACCAAAAATTAACCCGATATTTTGACGCTATAAAACGTTCACTGTCAAAATCATCAGGACAAGACGAAATTATCAAGGACATTGAAATGAGAGTTTCGGAATTATTGACTGAAAAACAAAAATCTGAAAAACACGTTGTAACCCTGAGAGAAGTAGACGAAGTTATTGCCGTTATGGGACAACCTGAGGACTACATTATTGAAGAAGATGGTCCAACTACAACTAATAGAGATTTTTCAGCACCTAGAACTACCAAAAAATTATACCGTGACAAAGAAAACGGAATGATTGGTGGAGTTGCTACTGGTTTGGGACACTATTTTGGAATTGATCCTGTATGGTTAAAAATTCTGTTCCTTGTATTTGTTATTGCCGGTTTCGGAAGTGGAGTTTTAGTATATATCATCCTTTGGATTGTAACACCTGAAGCAGTTACAACTTCAGAAAAATTAGAAATGACCGGAGAACCGGTAACCATTTCAAACATCGAAAAAAAAGTTCGCGAAGAATTTGACAATGTTTCAGGCAAATTAAAAAATGTTGACTACGACAAATTTGGTAATCAGGTAAAAACCGGAGCCGGAAAAATAGGCAGCGGTTTAGGTGATTTCATCATGACAGTTTTTAAAGTTTTTGCAAAATTCTTGGGTGTACTCTTAATAATGGGAGGCTTGACCATACTGGTTTTACTCTTAATCGGAGTGTTCACATTAGGCACCAGTGTTTCTATGCATTATCCTTGGCAGAGTTTTGTCGAAGCCGGAAACTTGACCGATTATCCTGTTTGGGCATTTGGACTATTAATGTTCCTTGCTGTTGGAATTCCGTTCTTTTTCCTGACTTTATTAGGATTTAAATTATTGGCTCCTAATATGAATTCGATTGGTAACATTGCAAAATACACTTTGTTAGCTGTTTGGTTAATCGCTGTTTCATTAGCTGCTTCAGTTGGAATAAATCAAATGACAGCATTTGCGGTAAGCGGAAGAACAATTCAAAAAGAAACTATTGGGCTAAAAGCAACTGATACACTTTTGATCAAATTCAAACACAATGATTATTATGCCAAAGACATAAATGATCGAAATGAATTTATGATTACAAAAGATTCTTCGGACAACGATATTATTTATTCCAATAACGTTCATATCAAAATCCAAAAATCGGACGAAAAATATGCTTATCTTCAAATCGACAAAGAAGCCAAAGGAAAAAATTTAACAGAAGCCAAAAAAAGATCAGAAGCCATTCGTTACAACTATAAAATTATCGGAAACCAATTAATTTTGGATAATTATTTACTTACGGATTTAAAAAACAAATTCCGTGATCAAGAAGTTGAAATCATCCTTTATTTACCAGAAGGAACCTTGTTTAGAACAGATTCCAGTGTTGAAGATTATGACTGGTCTGATGACGACTTTTTCAACCTACACTTTAGCTCAGACAAATACACTTACAAAGTGGAAGAATCTAAGGTAAAATGTTTGGATTGCCCAGCCGATGAAAACGATCACGACGATATAGAAGACAATGACAATGAAACCAATGTAACTATTACCAAAAATGGAGTTACGATTGAAAGTGATTCGGTTGTTAAAACCAAAAAGGAATTTAAAGAATTGAAAATAAACAAAGACGGAATAATCATCAAAACGGAATAGCCATGATAAAAGTCATCACAATAATCATGAATTTTATAGTCGTTACTTTGGTAGCCCTGCTTTTTGGGTCCTGTAATCAAATAGGAAACATCAATTCCATAACCGGAAGCGGACACGTTACAACCGAAAAAAGAGAAGTTTCGGGAGATTTTAAAAGTGTAAGTGTAAGTAGTGCAATCGACCTTGTAGTTGAACAATCGGACAAAACAGAGATCATTGTAGAAGCCGATGATAATTTGCAAAAAGAAATCATTACAAAAGTTGAAAATGGAGTATTGGTTATTACTTGCAAAAAAGGAAACTTCATCAATGTTTCCTCAAAAAAAGTAACAGTAAAAATGCCTGTTATTGAAGGATTGGAAGCTTCTTCCGCATCAACAATTAACTCAGCAACAACTCTAAAAGGAACCAATCTATCTTTGGCATCATCTAGCGCTGCATCCATTCATGCCACGGTAGAATACGAAACGGTTGAACTAGATGGCAGTAGCGCAAGCAATCAAAACATAAAAGGAAAAGCATTGCAAATTGAAGCAACAACTTCCAGCGCAAGTGTTATCGATGCTACTGATCTATTAGCAAATGAAGTAGTTGCAAGTTCTTCCAGTGGTGGTTCGATTACAGTTCATCCAATCGTAAAATTAAAAGCAGAAGCTTCCAGCGGTGGAAACGTTGCTTATAACGGATCGCCAAAAACGGTTCAAAAAGAAGAAAGTTCTGGTGGAAGTATTCACCAAAATTAAGTTTGCCAACTTAAACCCAGAATCTGCATTAGAAATCTACTGCATCTGTATTTTTCTTCAAAACCAAGTACTTACTCCTATTTTTAAAATCAAAATACAAAAGTATTGCTCTTTTAAAAATCGTCCGTGAGTGCTTGCTTTTATTGAACAATTCAGCTTCGCTACGAAATCTAATGCGGATTCTGGGTTAAAATTTTAAAAATCACCCACAAAATGGGTGATTTTTTTATATTTGCACCTCAACCCAAATACCATAAAATGAAATATTCACACCTGTTTGTATTTTTACTTCTTACTACAACAATAGCTATCGGTCAAAATAAAGAACGAATAAAAGGTTCCAAAAACGTTGTTGAAAAAACAAAAGAAGTTGGAGAATTTAATTCCTTGGAAATTGAAGATAACCTGACTGTTTTCTTGGAAAAAGGAGAAAAAAATGAAGTAAAAATTGAAGCAGACGACAATGTCCAAGACAATATTTCTTTTGACCTCAAAGGCAAATCACTCCGTATTTACACTTCAAAAGAAATTATTAACTTCAAAAAATTAGTTCTTAAAATCAAATACACTAGTGAATTTAATTCAGTTGTGGCCAAAAATGCGACAACAGTAAACGCCCTTGAATCTGTAAAACTAGATAGTATTTCTTTTACTTCATTAGATTTTTCAAGGTTGTATTTGAATGTCAATTCCAAGAATTTCAATTTGAAATCTGACGACAAAACAAAAGTTGAGTTGAATTTAAAATCCGAAAAAGCTAAAATTCATTTGGATAAAGAAGCCCAGATTAAAGCGTTAATTGCTTCAACTGACGCAACTTTAGATTTGTCTCAAAAAACCAAGGCAACAATAGAAGGAGATGCTATCAATGGTTTTATCAAACAAGACAACAATTCTCTTTTTACTGGAAATAATTTCACCATAAAAAATGCCGATGTTACAACAAAAGGAAGTGCAATTTGTAACGTAA belongs to Flavobacterium aquiphilum and includes:
- a CDS encoding DUF4442 domain-containing protein, which translates into the protein MEISVSKLNRFLFFKLPSAFICGVRVKSIDKEKCVVTVKHRWINQNPFNSMYFAVQAMAAELTTGAMVMGKIAKSGKKISMLVANNKSNFSKKATGRITFVCQDGNLIDDAIQKTIADGEGQTFWMKSIGTNEEGLQVSEMDFEWSIRLK
- a CDS encoding DUF4870 domain-containing protein, translated to METSNERNIAALTHLSTLTQYFIPFGNYIFPIIFWTSKKDKSEFVNHNGKQALNFQLSILIYSLVLAIIAIPIFLYTVLKNISFNDFINHVDEEIIFQKFDFSNSIGILTVAVVALFIIACIKVAEFFLVIYASIKASNGEEYNYPFTIPFLK
- a CDS encoding PadR family transcriptional regulator, which translates into the protein MNIENTKAQMRKGVLEFCILSVLKEKDAYTSEILDTLKNAKLLVVEGTVYPLLTRLKNDGLLNYRWEESTSGPPRKYYGLTEIGHTFLKELDGTWTELSDAVNLITNQK
- a CDS encoding PspC domain-containing protein: MNKTVNINLGGMFFHIDEDAYQKLTRYFDAIKRSLSKSSGQDEIIKDIEMRVSELLTEKQKSEKHVVTLREVDEVIAVMGQPEDYIIEEDGPTTTNRDFSAPRTTKKLYRDKENGMIGGVATGLGHYFGIDPVWLKILFLVFVIAGFGSGVLVYIILWIVTPEAVTTSEKLEMTGEPVTISNIEKKVREEFDNVSGKLKNVDYDKFGNQVKTGAGKIGSGLGDFIMTVFKVFAKFLGVLLIMGGLTILVLLLIGVFTLGTSVSMHYPWQSFVEAGNLTDYPVWAFGLLMFLAVGIPFFFLTLLGFKLLAPNMNSIGNIAKYTLLAVWLIAVSLAASVGINQMTAFAVSGRTIQKETIGLKATDTLLIKFKHNDYYAKDINDRNEFMITKDSSDNDIIYSNNVHIKIQKSDEKYAYLQIDKEAKGKNLTEAKKRSEAIRYNYKIIGNQLILDNYLLTDLKNKFRDQEVEIILYLPEGTLFRTDSSVEDYDWSDDDFFNLHFSSDKYTYKVEESKVKCLDCPADENDHDDIEDNDNETNVTITKNGVTIESDSVVKTKKEFKELKINKDGIIIKTE
- a CDS encoding head GIN domain-containing protein, which produces MIKVITIIMNFIVVTLVALLFGSCNQIGNINSITGSGHVTTEKREVSGDFKSVSVSSAIDLVVEQSDKTEIIVEADDNLQKEIITKVENGVLVITCKKGNFINVSSKKVTVKMPVIEGLEASSASTINSATTLKGTNLSLASSSAASIHATVEYETVELDGSSASNQNIKGKALQIEATTSSASVIDATDLLANEVVASSSSGGSITVHPIVKLKAEASSGGNVAYNGSPKTVQKEESSGGSIHQN
- a CDS encoding GIN domain-containing protein produces the protein MKYSHLFVFLLLTTTIAIGQNKERIKGSKNVVEKTKEVGEFNSLEIEDNLTVFLEKGEKNEVKIEADDNVQDNISFDLKGKSLRIYTSKEIINFKKLVLKIKYTSEFNSVVAKNATTVNALESVKLDSISFTSLDFSRLYLNVNSKNFNLKSDDKTKVELNLKSEKAKIHLDKEAQIKALIASTDATLDLSQKTKATIEGDAINGFIKQDNNSLFTGNNFTIKNADVTTKGSAICNVMAETSIIIDADNTSKIYLLGKPKIEVRKFQGEAQLIKKPK